Proteins encoded within one genomic window of Cucumis sativus cultivar 9930 chromosome 3, Cucumber_9930_V3, whole genome shotgun sequence:
- the LOC101203789 gene encoding probable rhamnogalacturonate lyase B isoform X2, translated as MDNGIIKVNLSNPKGMVNGIEYEGIENLLSLDNDEDNRGYWDIVWNLKGSSGTKGIFDRLEATDFKVIVENEEQIELSFSRTYNNNSSTGGNLIPLNIDKRFVMLRNSSGFYTYAIYEHLKEWPAFNLDNTRIAFKPRKDKFHYMAVADKRQRLMPLPDDRKPPRGQALAYPEAVLLVDPIEPDFKGEVDDKYQYGCESKDSRVHGWISTDPPIGFWQIAPTEEFRSGGPLKQFLTSHVGPTTLTVFHSTHYAGEDMVIKFGDNEPWKKVYGPIFIHLNSLPEGEDPLRLWQNAKQQMMAEVQSWPYSFIASEDFPKSDQRGTVSGKILIRERYVSDESVPASGAYVGLALPGELGSWQNESKGYQFWTRADQNGSFSLNNVRSGNYSLYGWVPNFIGNYQYSAFIVVTPGSDIKVGELVFEPPRDGPTLWEIGIPDRTAAEFYIPDPNPKYINKLYVNHSDRFRQYGLWERYAELYPDEDLVYTVGLSDYRKDWFFSQVTRKIGDNKYAGTTWKIKFQLDSPDTNGTYRLRLALATAHGAELQVRLNDAQALPPLFTTGLIGKDNTVARHGIHGLYRLYTVDIPGGELVVGNNTILLTQASSNSPFVGIMYDYIRLERPLTSKM; from the exons ATGGACAATGGAATAATCAAAGTTAATTTGTCGAATCCAAAGGGTATGGTCAATGGAATAGAGTACGAAGGGATTGAAAACTTGCTTTCTCTGGATAACGATGAAGATAATAGAGG ATATTGGGACATCGTTTGGAATTTGAAAGGAAGTTCAGGAACCAAGGGGATTTTTGATCG ATTGGAAGCAACAGACTTCAAGGtaattgttgaaaatgaagaacaaataGAACTCTCATTCAGCAGAACTTACAACAATAATTCATCCACCGGAGGCAACCTCATTCCATTAAACATCGACAAAAg GTTTGTGATGCTTCGTAATTCATCAGGATTCTATACGTACGCCATTTACGAACACTTGAAAGAATGGCCTGCATTTAACCTCGACAACACTAGAATCGCATTCAAGCCACGAAAAGACAA GTTTCATTACATGGCTGTAGCAGATAAAAGACAAAGACTCATGCCTTTGCCTGACGATCGAAAGCCACCGCGAGGGCAAGCCTTAGCTTATCCCGAGGCCGTGCTTCTTGTCGATCCCATAGAACCAGACTTCAAGGGAGAG GTAGATGACAAATACCAATACGGCTGCGAAAGCAAAGACAGTCGGGTTCACGGGTGGATATCCACCGACCCACCCATTGGGTTTTGGCAAATCGCACCCACCGAGGAATTCCGCTCCGGTGGACCCCTCAAACAATTTCTCACCTCCCACGTCGGTCCCACAACCCTCACT GTTTTTCATAGCACTCATTACGCAGGAGAGGATATGGTTATAAAGTTTGGAGATAATGAGCCATGGAAGAAGGTTTATGGTCCTATCTTTATCCATCTCAACTCCTTGCCTGAGGGAGAGGATCCACTTAGACTTTGGCAAAATGCTAAACAACAG ATGATGGCTGAAGTTCAAAGCTGGCCTTATAGTTTTATTGCTTCTGAGGATTTTCCCAAATCCGATCAACGAGGCACCGTCAGCGGCAAAATCCTAATCCGGGAGAG ATATGTGAGTGATGAATCTGTGCCTGCTAGTGGTGCTTATGTGGGCTTGGCACTTCCTGGAGAACTTGGGTCTTGGCAAAATGAAAGCAAG GGCTACCAATTTTGGACAAGAGCAGATCAGAATGGAAGTTTCTCTTTGAATAATGTTCGGAGTGGAAATTATAGTCTTTATGGATGGGTTCCGAATTTTATTGGCAATTACCAATACAGTGCTTTCATCGTCGTAACACCAG GCAGTGATATCAAAGTGGGTGAACTTGTTTTTGAGCCCCCAAGAGATGGTCCTACATTGTGGGAAATAGGCATTCCTGACCGTACTGCTGCAGAATTCTACATACCCGATCCTAATCCAAAGTATATCAACAAACTCTATGTTAATCATTCAGATCG GTTTAGGCAGTATGGATTATGGGAAAGATATGCAGAGTTATATCCTGACGAGGATCTAGTTTACACCGTCGGCCTTAGTGACTACAGAAAAGATTGGTTCTTTTCACAAGTTACCAG GAAAATAGGAGACAACAAATATGCCGGAACTACCTGGAAAATCAAGTTCCAACTTGACAGTCCAGATACTAATGGAACATATAGGCTGCGTCTTGCATTGGCCACTGCACATGGTGCGGAGTTACAA GTCCGGCTGAATGATGCACAAGCACTTCCTCCATTATTTACAACTGGATTGATTGGAAAGGACAATACTGTAGCTAGACATGGAATCCATGGTCTCTATCGACTTTACACGGTTGACATTCCGGGTGGTGAGCTTGTGGTAGGCAACAATACAATTCTTCTTACGCAAGCAAGTAGCAACAGCCCTTTTGTGGGGATCATGTATGATTATATTCGTCTAGAAAGACCCTTAACATccaaaatgtaa
- the LOC101204682 gene encoding neuroguidin, with the protein MEELSNKEASQLTALLKEMKEGLDTVTNKVQALTAKVKSNQLPTSDGISYLDAKYFLLLNYCSSLVYYLLRKAKGFSIEGHPVVRSLVEIRLFLEKIRPIDKKLEYQIQKLAKVSIVSKENAFMDEKDSATPQDVDDRLKYRPNPDMLVSKTEGTAEDGDGMYRPPKFAPTSMEEDKKSRKERNSMRKDLQTLRQARQNDYMRELMDDMAGKPEEIKESVGLENREVARYVARLEERDRREEELFTRAPLTKMEKKREKYLKKSRYGMGGVTDSFYEEVKSLPLEVADDEQPTDFGSGSGRMRKHKKRKGRH; encoded by the exons aTGGAGGAACTCAGCAACAA AGAAGCTTCTCAACTAACTGCATTGCTaaaggaaatgaaagaagGACTGGACACGGTCACTAATAAAGTTCAGGCTTTAACTGCCAAG GTAAAATCAAACCAGCTTCCGACATCAGATGGGATAAGCTATCTCGAtgccaaatattttttacttctaaATTATTGTTCTTCACTTGTATACTATTTGCTCCGGAAAGCCAAGGGTTTCTCAATTGAGGGTCATCCTGTCGTCAGGAGTCTTGTAGAGATAAGGTTATTTCTAGAGAag ATTCGACCTATTGATAAGAAGCTTGAGTACCAGATTCAGAAGCTAGCAAAAGTTTCTATTGTGTCAAAAGAGAATGCATTCATGGACGAAAAGGATTCTGCTACACCTCAGGATGTGGATGATCGATTAAAATATCGTCCAAACCCTGACATGCTTGTCAGTAAAACAGAAGGGACTGCTGAG GATGGAGATGGTATGTATCGTCCACCAAAGTTTGCCCCTACTTCCATGGAAGAAGATAAGAAATCTCGAAAGGAAAGAAATTCCATGAGAAAGGATTTACAGACACTTCGACAAGCTAGACAAAATGATTATATGAGGGAGCTGATGGATGACATGGCTGGGAAACCTGAAGAG ATAAAAGAATCCGTTGGACTGGAAAATAGAGAAGTTGCTAGATATGTGGCAAGATTGGAGGAACGTGACCGAAGAGAAGAGGAGCTTTTCACTCGTGCACCGCTCACAAAGatggagaaaaagagagaaaaataccTAAAGAAGTCTAGATATGG GATGGGTGGTGTAACTGATAGTTTTTATGAAGAAGTGAAATCCTTGCCCTTGGAAGTTGCTGATGATGAGCAACCGACAGATTTTGGTAGTGGCAGCGGCAGAATGAGAAAACACAAGAAACGCAAG GGTAGGCATTGA
- the LOC101204435 gene encoding UDP-glycosyltransferase 91C1, whose product MSNSSDVLHVAVFPWLAFGHLIPFARLAICLAQKGFKVSFISTPRNLRRILKISPHLSSVVSLVGVSLPPVDGLPVAAEASSDVPYNKQQLLKKAFDSLEPQLADLLRDLNPDWIIYDYASHWISPLAAELGISSVFFSLFTAGFLAFLGPPSELSNGGGSRSTVEDFMNDPEWMPHGSNLRFRYHELKTSLDGAIGNESGTTDSVRFGVSIEESVAVAVRSSPELEPESFDLLTKLYQKPVIPIGFLPPLMEDVEELSEDIEEWLKKQKANSVLYVSFGTEAFLRQEDVTELAYGLEQSEIPFLWILRTSHRNESEMLPAGFKERVSGRGLVHEGWISQVKVLSHNSVGGCLTHCGWNSVIEGLGFGRVVIMCPVVNDQGLNARIMEKKMVGIEIERNERDGSFTRDSVSESVRSAMAEGSGGGKLLRERAMEMKGLFGNGDKNERHLDKLVDFLETNRKKWQSRGDF is encoded by the coding sequence ATGTCAAACAGCAGCGACGTCTTGCACGTAGCGGTATTTCCATGGCTGGCCTTCGGTCATCTCATTCCCTTTGCTCGACTTGCCATTTGCTTGGCCCAAAAGGGCTTCAAAGTTTCCTTCATATCAACCCCAAGAAACCTCAGGAGAATTCTCAAAATATCCCCACATCTCTCCTCCGTCGTCAGCCTCGTCGGCGTTTCTCTGCCTCCTGTTGACGGTCTTCCGGTCGCCGCCGAAGCTTCCTCCGACGTACCGTACAACAAGCAACAGCTACTGAAGAAGGCCTTCGACTCTTTGGAACCGCAATTGGCCGATTTGCTTCGTGATTTAAATCCCGATTGGATTATTTATGATTACGCCTCTCACTGGATTTCGCCTCTCGCGGCGGAGCTGGGTATTTCGTCTGTTTTCTTCAGTCTCTTCACCGCCGGTTTCCTTGCCTTCCTCGGCCCGCCGTCAGAGCTTTCCAACGGCGGAGGTTCCCGGTCAACGGTGGAGGATTTTATGAATGATCCTGAGTGGATGCCCCACGGATCCAACCTCCGTTTTCGGTACCATGAGTTAAAAACATCCTTAGATGGAGCAATAGGCAATGAATCGGGAACGACCGATTCGGTCCGCTTTGGAGTTTCGATCGAAGAGAGTGTTGCTGTGGCTGTAAGAAGCTCTCCGGAACTTGAGCCGGAATCGTTCGATTTGCTCACGAAGCTCTACCAGAAACCAGTCATTCCGATTGGATTTCTACCTCCGTTAATGGAAGACGTGGAGGAATTGAGCGAAGATATCGAGGAATGGTTGAAGAAACAGAAAGCGAATTCAGTCCTGTACGTTTCATTCGGAACTGAGGCGTTTCTAAGACAAGAAGACGTCACCGAATTAGCCTACGGGCTAGAGCAATCTGAGATTCCATTTTTGTGGATTTTAAGAACTTCACATCGGAACGAGTCAGAAATGTTACCGGCCGGATTCAAAGAGCGAGTTTCAGGTCGAGGACTGGTTCACGAGGGATGGATCTCGCAGGTGAAGGTACTGAGTCATAACTCGGTTGGCGGTTGTTTGACTCACTGCGGATGGAACTCGGTCATCGAAGGACTGGGATTTGGACGAGTCGTGATTATGTGTCCTGTAGTGAACGATCAAGGATTGAACGCAAGAataatggagaagaaaatggtgGGGATTGAGATTGAGAGGAATGAGAGAGATGGATCATTCACGCGTGACTCGGTTTCAGAATCGGTGAGGTCGGCCATGGCGGAAGGATCAGGTGGAGGGAAGTTgttgagagagagagcaaTGGAAATGAAGGGGTTGTTTGGAAACGGAGATAAGAATGAACGTCACCTGGATAAGCTTGTGGACTTTCTCGAGACAAATAGGAAGAAATGGCAGTCTAGAGGTGACTTCTGA
- the LOC101204193 gene encoding probable rhamnogalacturonate lyase B, which yields MANEILQLDIQDHHVVMDNGILQVTLSKPDGNVTGIKYNSIDNVLEVDDKEAHRGYWDLVWNSGTPGTTGTFDEMRGREFEVMVQNEEQIELSFKRNYSFKDKAVPLNIDKRFIMLRNSSGFYSYAIYEHMREWPPFNLPQTRIVFKLRKDKFHYMAIADDRQRFMPLPEDRLRHRGKPLDFPEAVLLVNPKEPEFKGEVDDKYQYSCENKDLKVHGWISMDPPVGFWQITPSSEFRSGGPLKQNLTSHVGPYALAMFLSAHYSGEDLVLKVSPDEPWKKVFGPVFFYLNSVSDGGDPLSLWEDAKTQMSKEVQSWPYSFPASEDFPPPNQRGRLTGKLFVLDRYVNEEKMPATDAYVGLAAPGDVGSWQTEKKGYQFWTKTDADGSFSIEHVRIGDYNLYAWVPGFIGDYRYDVLINVSSGSDMDVGDLVYEPPRNGPTLWEIGIPDRSAAEFYIPDPDPKYINKLYINHPDRFRQYGLWEKYAELHPDADLVYSVGVSDYTKDWFFAHVNRKRNDGSHLATTWEIKFRLDNIIDKGVSYTLRVALATANVAELQIQVNNPEAKPSLFTTGVIGHDNAIARHGIHGLYRLYSVDILGSLLVEGENTIFLSQIINNSSFNGIMYDYIRLEGPPSDLIPLNNS from the exons atggcaAATGAGATACTCCAATTGGATATTCAGGATCATCAT GTAGTTATGGATAATGGTATATTGCAAGTGACACTGTCCAAGCCAGATGGAAATGTTACTGGGATAAAATACAACAGCATTGACAATGTTTTAGAAGTTGATGATAAGGAAGCTCATAGAGG GTACTGGGACCTTGTGTGGAACTCTGGGACTCCGGGAACGACAGGAACATTCGATGA GATGAGAGGAAGAGAATTTGAAGTGATGGTGCAAAATGAGGAACAGATAGAGCTGTCGTTTAAAAGGAATTATTCATTCAAGGACAAGGCTGTACCCTTAAACATAGACAAAAG GTTCATAATGCTTCGTAACTCCTCTGGATTCTACTCATATGCCATCTATGAGCACATGAGGGAATGGCCACCATTCAACCTTCCTCAAACGAGGATTGTGTTTAAGCTAAGAAAAGACAA GTTTCACTATATGGCCATAGCAGATGACAGACAGAGATTCATGCCACTTCCTGAGGATAGACTACGTCACAGAGGAAAACCTTTGGACTTTCCAGAGGCTGTTTTGCTGGTCAATCCTAAAGAACCTGAGTTCAAGGGAgag GTAGATGATAAGTACCAATATTCTTGTGAAAATAAAGATCTTAAAGTGCATGGATGGATATCAATGGATCCTCCGGTGGGTTTCTGGCAAATCACTCCAAGCAGTGAGTTCAGATCAGGTGGACCCCTCAAACAGAATCTGACATCTCATGTGGGCCCATATGCTCTTGCG ATGTTTCTTAGTGCTCACTATTCAGGAGAGGACTTGGTGTTGAAGGTCAGTCCTGATGAgccttggaagaaagtttttGGCCCTGTATTTTTCTATCTAAATTCTGTTTCTGATGGAGGTGATCCACTTTCTTTGTGGGAAGATGCTAAAACTCAG ATGTCGAAGGAAGTTCAAAGTTGGCCATATTCTTTTCCAGCTTCTGAGGATTTCCCCCCACCAAACCAACGTGGTAGATTGACTGGAAAATTATTTGTCCTTGATAG ATATGTTAACGAGGAGAAAATGCCGGCAACTGATGCGTATGTGGGACTTGCAGCACCAGGAGATGTTGGATCATGGCAAACGGAGAAGAAG GGCTACCAGTTTTGGACCAAAACAGATGCAGATGGCTCGTTTAGCATTGAACACGTACGCATCGGGGACTACAATCTTTATGCTTGGGTTCCTGGCTTCATTGGTGACTACCGTTATGATGTTCTCATTAATGTGTCTTCAG GTAGTGATATGGACGTAGGCGATCTTGTTTACGAGCCGCCTAGGAATGGGCCCACATTATGGGAAATAGGCATTCCTGATCGCTCTGCTGCTGAATTCTATATTCCCGATCCTGATCCAAAGTATATTAACAAATTGTATATCAATCATCCAGATAG ATTCAGGCAATATGGACTGTGGGAAAAATATGCTGAGTTACATCCTGATGCAGACTTGGTATATTCAGTTGGTGTCAGTGATTACACAAAAGATTGGTTCTTTGCTCATGTTAATCG AAAGAGAAATGATGGATCCCATTTAGCAACCACGTGGGAAATCAAGTTTAGACTTGATAATATCATAGATAAGGGCGTCAGCTATACTTTACGAGTGGCTCTGGCCACTGCCAATGTTGCTGAATTACAG aTTCAGGTAAATAATCCAGAAGCAAAGCCAAGTTTATTTACAACAGGAGTGATTGGACATGACAATGCAATTGCTAGGCATGGAATTCATGGACTCTATCGACTCTATAGTGTTGACATATTAGGATCTCTACTTGTGGAAGGAGAAAACACCATCTTCCTTTCACAAATTATAAACAATTCATCTTTCAATGGCATCATGTATGATTATATCCGCCTCGAAGGCCCCCCGTCCGATTTGATACCTCTAAACAATTCATAG
- the LOC101203789 gene encoding probable rhamnogalacturonate lyase B isoform X1, with the protein MKNNNLFPSILFCLFSSFLFPFISSTTPSWPPMNSSHAVSTAAPPPPPLQLHILDQHVVMDNGIIKVNLSNPKGMVNGIEYEGIENLLSLDNDEDNRGYWDIVWNLKGSSGTKGIFDRLEATDFKVIVENEEQIELSFSRTYNNNSSTGGNLIPLNIDKRFVMLRNSSGFYTYAIYEHLKEWPAFNLDNTRIAFKPRKDKFHYMAVADKRQRLMPLPDDRKPPRGQALAYPEAVLLVDPIEPDFKGEVDDKYQYGCESKDSRVHGWISTDPPIGFWQIAPTEEFRSGGPLKQFLTSHVGPTTLTVFHSTHYAGEDMVIKFGDNEPWKKVYGPIFIHLNSLPEGEDPLRLWQNAKQQMMAEVQSWPYSFIASEDFPKSDQRGTVSGKILIRERYVSDESVPASGAYVGLALPGELGSWQNESKGYQFWTRADQNGSFSLNNVRSGNYSLYGWVPNFIGNYQYSAFIVVTPGSDIKVGELVFEPPRDGPTLWEIGIPDRTAAEFYIPDPNPKYINKLYVNHSDRFRQYGLWERYAELYPDEDLVYTVGLSDYRKDWFFSQVTRKIGDNKYAGTTWKIKFQLDSPDTNGTYRLRLALATAHGAELQVRLNDAQALPPLFTTGLIGKDNTVARHGIHGLYRLYTVDIPGGELVVGNNTILLTQASSNSPFVGIMYDYIRLERPLTSKM; encoded by the exons atgaaaaacaataatcttttcccctcaattttattttgccttttctcttcttttctcttccctttcatttcttcaacaaCACCCTCATGGCCGCCCATGAACTCCAGCCACGCCGTCTCGACTGCCGCCCCGCCACCTCCGCCGCTGCAACTGCACATTCTCGACCAACAT GTTGTGATGGACAATGGAATAATCAAAGTTAATTTGTCGAATCCAAAGGGTATGGTCAATGGAATAGAGTACGAAGGGATTGAAAACTTGCTTTCTCTGGATAACGATGAAGATAATAGAGG ATATTGGGACATCGTTTGGAATTTGAAAGGAAGTTCAGGAACCAAGGGGATTTTTGATCG ATTGGAAGCAACAGACTTCAAGGtaattgttgaaaatgaagaacaaataGAACTCTCATTCAGCAGAACTTACAACAATAATTCATCCACCGGAGGCAACCTCATTCCATTAAACATCGACAAAAg GTTTGTGATGCTTCGTAATTCATCAGGATTCTATACGTACGCCATTTACGAACACTTGAAAGAATGGCCTGCATTTAACCTCGACAACACTAGAATCGCATTCAAGCCACGAAAAGACAA GTTTCATTACATGGCTGTAGCAGATAAAAGACAAAGACTCATGCCTTTGCCTGACGATCGAAAGCCACCGCGAGGGCAAGCCTTAGCTTATCCCGAGGCCGTGCTTCTTGTCGATCCCATAGAACCAGACTTCAAGGGAGAG GTAGATGACAAATACCAATACGGCTGCGAAAGCAAAGACAGTCGGGTTCACGGGTGGATATCCACCGACCCACCCATTGGGTTTTGGCAAATCGCACCCACCGAGGAATTCCGCTCCGGTGGACCCCTCAAACAATTTCTCACCTCCCACGTCGGTCCCACAACCCTCACT GTTTTTCATAGCACTCATTACGCAGGAGAGGATATGGTTATAAAGTTTGGAGATAATGAGCCATGGAAGAAGGTTTATGGTCCTATCTTTATCCATCTCAACTCCTTGCCTGAGGGAGAGGATCCACTTAGACTTTGGCAAAATGCTAAACAACAG ATGATGGCTGAAGTTCAAAGCTGGCCTTATAGTTTTATTGCTTCTGAGGATTTTCCCAAATCCGATCAACGAGGCACCGTCAGCGGCAAAATCCTAATCCGGGAGAG ATATGTGAGTGATGAATCTGTGCCTGCTAGTGGTGCTTATGTGGGCTTGGCACTTCCTGGAGAACTTGGGTCTTGGCAAAATGAAAGCAAG GGCTACCAATTTTGGACAAGAGCAGATCAGAATGGAAGTTTCTCTTTGAATAATGTTCGGAGTGGAAATTATAGTCTTTATGGATGGGTTCCGAATTTTATTGGCAATTACCAATACAGTGCTTTCATCGTCGTAACACCAG GCAGTGATATCAAAGTGGGTGAACTTGTTTTTGAGCCCCCAAGAGATGGTCCTACATTGTGGGAAATAGGCATTCCTGACCGTACTGCTGCAGAATTCTACATACCCGATCCTAATCCAAAGTATATCAACAAACTCTATGTTAATCATTCAGATCG GTTTAGGCAGTATGGATTATGGGAAAGATATGCAGAGTTATATCCTGACGAGGATCTAGTTTACACCGTCGGCCTTAGTGACTACAGAAAAGATTGGTTCTTTTCACAAGTTACCAG GAAAATAGGAGACAACAAATATGCCGGAACTACCTGGAAAATCAAGTTCCAACTTGACAGTCCAGATACTAATGGAACATATAGGCTGCGTCTTGCATTGGCCACTGCACATGGTGCGGAGTTACAA GTCCGGCTGAATGATGCACAAGCACTTCCTCCATTATTTACAACTGGATTGATTGGAAAGGACAATACTGTAGCTAGACATGGAATCCATGGTCTCTATCGACTTTACACGGTTGACATTCCGGGTGGTGAGCTTGTGGTAGGCAACAATACAATTCTTCTTACGCAAGCAAGTAGCAACAGCCCTTTTGTGGGGATCATGTATGATTATATTCGTCTAGAAAGACCCTTAACATccaaaatgtaa